A genomic segment from Polyangium mundeleinium encodes:
- a CDS encoding UTP--glucose-1-phosphate uridylyltransferase, with the protein MTLVDAIAALPPALLARLRARGFDPDRLAAWAATIGQDRDKRNRYAGEVLPPAAGDVVDTPAPGSPEHARFEALGREALARGEVALCVLAGGMATRMGGVVKALVEALPGTTFLDLRLAEMEALARRVGATCPLWLMTSEATEGPIRAALGRRLDKGDVATFEQFVSLRLTHEGTIFRDEHGEPSVYATGHGDLPDALRASGLLDRFIQRGGKTVWIANLDNLGATVDPAILGFHLAHGGPLTVEVVNKVGSDKGGGPIRWNGRKIIAEEMRLPLGFDPAQMPVFSTNTFLVSAQALASLDMKWTYVEVDKTVGEAKAVQFERIVNEITTALDPQFLRVPRDGAASRFLPVKDVPELERRRPEIEAALRARGILA; encoded by the coding sequence GTGACGCTCGTCGACGCGATCGCTGCTCTCCCGCCGGCCCTGCTCGCTCGCCTCCGGGCGCGTGGCTTCGATCCCGACCGTCTCGCCGCGTGGGCCGCCACGATTGGCCAGGATCGCGACAAACGAAATCGTTACGCGGGTGAAGTACTCCCGCCCGCCGCAGGGGACGTCGTCGACACACCCGCGCCGGGCAGCCCCGAGCATGCGCGCTTCGAGGCGCTCGGCCGCGAGGCGCTCGCGCGGGGTGAGGTCGCGCTCTGTGTGCTCGCCGGCGGCATGGCGACGCGCATGGGCGGCGTCGTCAAGGCGCTCGTCGAGGCCCTGCCTGGAACGACGTTCCTCGATCTGCGCCTCGCTGAGATGGAGGCCCTCGCGCGCCGGGTGGGCGCGACTTGCCCGCTCTGGCTCATGACGAGCGAGGCCACCGAAGGCCCGATTCGCGCCGCGCTCGGCCGTCGGCTCGACAAGGGCGACGTCGCCACGTTCGAACAGTTCGTCTCGCTCCGCCTCACGCACGAGGGGACGATCTTCCGGGACGAACACGGCGAGCCGAGCGTCTACGCGACCGGCCACGGCGACCTGCCCGATGCGCTCCGCGCGAGCGGACTTCTCGACCGGTTCATCCAACGAGGTGGCAAGACCGTGTGGATTGCGAACCTCGACAACCTCGGCGCCACCGTTGATCCGGCGATCCTGGGCTTCCACCTCGCGCACGGCGGGCCGCTCACCGTCGAGGTCGTGAACAAGGTCGGCAGCGACAAGGGCGGCGGCCCGATTCGCTGGAACGGCCGGAAAATCATCGCCGAAGAGATGCGCCTCCCGCTCGGCTTCGACCCGGCGCAGATGCCCGTCTTCAGCACGAACACCTTCCTCGTCTCGGCGCAGGCGCTCGCCTCGCTCGACATGAAGTGGACGTACGTCGAGGTCGACAAGACGGTCGGCGAGGCGAAAGCGGTTCAGTTCGAGCGCATCGTCAACGAGATCACGACCGCGCTCGACCCGCAGTTCCTTCGCGTCCCGCGCGATGGGGCCGCGTCGCGCTTCTTGCCCGTGAAGGACGTACCCGAGCTCGAGCGCCGCAGGCCCGAGATCGAGGCCGCGCTCCGGGCCCGAGGGATCCTCGCCTAG
- a CDS encoding YXWGXW repeat-containing protein, with protein MNRTARSLALLLSTFLAACVAGTPETPARGQGAPPPLPEVKTAPPAPNMLWIPGAWHDDGVQYVWIPGRWESPRPATQNPDG; from the coding sequence ATGAATCGAACAGCCCGCTCGCTCGCCCTCCTCTTGAGCACGTTTCTCGCGGCGTGTGTCGCCGGCACACCCGAGACCCCTGCGCGGGGGCAGGGCGCGCCTCCGCCCCTGCCGGAGGTCAAGACGGCGCCGCCTGCGCCGAACATGCTTTGGATTCCGGGCGCCTGGCACGACGACGGCGTCCAATACGTATGGATTCCAGGGCGGTGGGAGTCCCCACGGCCCGCCACGCAAAACCCTGACGGCTAG
- a CDS encoding DUF2505 domain-containing protein → MHFEITHEFDVPLDALELAVLSPDIGLMMAPFLATTSVASVETIEHVIANGELRRVLRFQANAPLAMFRGYDIAREALSWEERCVYRLGNHVASWSVAPREQFRKYFSASGTCRLEAAPEGRARRTVEGDIEIKAGVLSSLAGRMALVEIRKIYDAEADTLRRLSTL, encoded by the coding sequence TTGCACTTCGAGATCACGCATGAGTTCGACGTACCCCTCGATGCCCTGGAGCTCGCCGTCCTCTCGCCTGACATCGGCTTGATGATGGCCCCCTTCCTCGCGACCACGAGCGTCGCCTCGGTCGAGACGATCGAGCACGTCATCGCGAACGGCGAGCTGCGCCGCGTCCTTCGGTTCCAGGCGAACGCGCCGCTCGCCATGTTCCGCGGCTACGACATCGCCCGCGAGGCCCTCTCCTGGGAAGAGCGCTGCGTCTATCGGCTCGGCAACCACGTCGCCTCCTGGTCCGTCGCCCCGCGCGAGCAATTTCGCAAGTATTTCAGCGCTTCGGGCACCTGCCGGCTCGAAGCGGCGCCCGAGGGACGCGCGCGCAGGACCGTCGAGGGCGACATCGAGATCAAGGCTGGCGTACTCTCGTCGCTCGCCGGCCGCATGGCCTTGGTCGAGATCCGCAAGATCTACGACGCCGAGGCCGATACGTTGCGCCGCCTCTCGACCTTATGA